DNA sequence from the Coregonus clupeaformis isolate EN_2021a chromosome 30, ASM2061545v1, whole genome shotgun sequence genome:
tctgcaacgggtgtggctgaaatagccgaattcactaatttgaaggggtgtccacatacttgtgtatatatagtgtatctgcctcaaatacctcgtacccctgcacagtgatatggtactggtactgcctgtatatagcttcattcttgtgtattttattccttttgtgttactatttttatttgtattattttatatcattattatttgttttatactttttttactctgcatcgttgggaagagCTCTCTTCTCTATTGTTGAAGCATACCAAAATCATTAGCGTGAAGCTgttaagaaataaataaaaaatatacagtgcaAAGCATGTTATGGTGATAGCCATGGACCATGGTTAAAGTAAATAATGATTGAAAGTTCATGATAAAAAATCTAATGAAGCTGTGTGAAATTCAAATTAAAAACCTACATGGAAAAGGTTAATGATTAAATGTGTTCCTAAGAGGACTGCCATTCACTGTTTTGTCGGTCATGTTATCCTTAATTGTTATGACTGACAGACCCAGACCAATCGTTCAACATAGATAGTGCAGAGGTGCTGTcacacagtagctagctaactaacagctAAGTCCTTGGCCACATGGAACACAAAATCCTGTAATTTCTGTCTCAATTACAGGGGGAGGAAAATCACTGGAGAACAAGCTCAGCTTTATCATGGATGACACTATCGGTGGTGAGGGGGGAGAATTGTTCAAATTCATGGCTGATGAACAGAACAGGAAGTATGTTCAGTGGACCATTATTGCGTAACAAAGACATCTCCACAAGTCGTGAGTGATAACTAGCAAAGGAAGCAGCAGAACCATGCAACCAACCCTGATGATTTAAACATAGTCTTGTCGCACGAAATGACGGAGTCACAAAGAGTCACCTAATTAAATCAATCAAAATGGCCGCTAAAAATAAACACGAGAAGAACAACCGTGAATCTAACACTAGGATCCAATGAAGGGTCATGTGAGCTCTAAATGAACACCGGTGATGTAATAGGCCTATTACCCAATTCCCTTCCAAGGTCTCCAgttgggaaagagaggagagatattgGAGTCTGTTAGTAGACTCATGCTTGAAGTGACTTGATGTTGATTCCCTTCATTCACATCCTGTGGATGCTCGTAATGTCTTAATGCCTTTCGTGCTGCCACAGAATGGAGCATTACAGGCCTATCAAGCCTGCCTCATTAGCTCAATGTGAGGGGGAACTGAACACCATGAACAATGTGGCGTTTGTGGGAAGAAGGTTGTGTGCTGTGCTACACAGAAGATCCAATTTAAAGGAAGGTTTAGCGTCAAACCTATTTGTGACAAGTTGACTCTGAATAGGGGCCTtttaagccttgttcacaccgcaggccttaatgctcaaaccaattttgttttcaaatccgttttggaataTTGACTGTCCACAGCAAGTTACCAAAtcagatttgtgtgtgttcagacagaagtcatttgctgacatggctacgctagttgtcatagtaacaatgtgtgtgtgtggtgtggtgtaggttgattggtggtggtgctcgtaCTTTCTATCACTCAGTAGTTATGTAGCAAGTTAAAGTGACAGCAATGCCTGCCATGGATGTtccccagttgttttgaatgttctaaatcatagtgtaagaacacttAAAGCATTCTTACACTATggaggtggtttgaaatgtggcttgaaatatctgaTTCCATGTGATTtctggctgttcagactgcaggaaaaagaacagattcgagtagtcacttcaaactgccaatgtgaacaaggctttagtttTCCAACACATAAGGGCATGACATTTTCTCAAGATGCTGATCCAAGGTCAGTTTTGCGTTTTTCTCGCCTCATGGTTAGGATTTTGGTAAGCTGATGCTAGATCTGTGCCTATGGCTAACTTCTACATGGAGCTTGCCATACACAAAGTCCTCTACAGAAGTACATGATTAATAGGTAGATTCATAAACAACAAGACATAGCCTACAGTGTGATCTCACCTCTATTTGTGGACACTGATGACAGTCTTTATGGCATTAGATAAGATATAACAACATAAATGCTTTTATGTAATATCCCTAATAGGTAATGCTTCATAAAGGTGTAAATGAGTTAATACCAATACAGCTTCCCTGAGCAAAATTGAATTAATACTAACACTCATTAAAGACAATTGGATTGAAATAAATCTATTTATATTGATTGGAATGTTATTCATGAAAAGGAGTTTTCAGTATTTCCATACATCCCCTTACTTATTTTCAATCGACAAATGGTTTGTATTTGGATATGTACTAATAGTAAGAGTATGGCAGTGGGTCAGATCATAGTACAAACATACGTAGCATACAGGTACAGCAGTTCCCTCCAATACAAAGACCACagaggatagatagatagatagatagatagatagacatgatagatagatagatagatagatagatagatagatagatagatagatagatagatagatgagtaTCACATGACAGTTGGAGAGAAGGATTAGTGTTGCAAGATTCTAGTAAACTtaccaaaattcccaggttttagaaaaaggtactatctagaacctaaaagggttcttcagctgtccccatatgtGAACCTGTCaggacttccgccgaggctgcctcccctccttgttcgggcaggtttcggcgttcgtcgtcaccggcttactagctgctgccgatccatttatcatcactccacttgtcttctctaattaatcacacacatctgcttccttgtctgtgtgggtgattgtttgtagtgagctgtgtgtagctcggttgagctacccttaccttgttgttgccagggtagatatttcccctgtgcttgagttgtcgcatgcttgcgcaactgtttatcgaaggaataaactctttggatgggtattactctcctgcgcctgacttctatcacacgcatcacagaaccctttgaataaccctttttagttccaggtagaacccttttgggattaatgtatactgaacaagaatataaacgcaacatgcaacaatttcaatgattttattgagttagagttcatataaggaaatcagtgaattgaaataaatgaattaggtcctaatctatggatttcacatgaatggggcgcagccatgggttggcctgggagggcataggcccactcacttgggagccaggcccacccactggggagccaggcccagccaatcagaatgagtttttccccacaaaaggtttttattacagacagaaatactcctcagtttcatcagctgtccggatggctggtcgcagatgaagaagccggatgtggaggtcatgggctggcgtagttacacgtggtctgcagttgtgaggccggttggacgtactgccaaattctctaaaacgacattggaggcgacttatggtagagaaatgaacattaaattctctagcaacagctctggtggacattcctgcagtcagcatgccaattgcacgctccctcaaaacttgagacatctttggcattgtgttgtttgacaaaactgcacattttagagtggctttttattgtccccagcacaaggtgcgcctgtgtaataatcatgctgtttaatcagcttcttgatatgccccacctgtcaggtagatggattatcttggcaaaggagaaatgttcactaacaagaatttaaacaaatttgtgcacaacatttttgagaaataatctttttgtgcttatggaacatttctgggatcttttatttcagctcgtgaaacatgggaccaatactttacatgttgtgttcacatttttgttcagaataaaaccctttccacatggggttctacatagaacccaaaagggttctacctggaaccaaaaagggttctcctatagggacagccgaagaacccttttggaacccttttttctaagagtgtaatcaGAATATTCAAAGTTGTTGAAAGTGTATAGCACCAGTTGCAATGGCAAAATCAAACCCCTCCAGCGAGTTTTATCACTTAACAACATCAAAACAACAAGATATGACAACCATTTGTTGAGGGATAtgcaaaacacttttttttttttgtataacaAAAGCATTGCTACTAAAGGTCTGGGTTTCTGTAGTCTTTTTGTAAATTAACTTATAGTAGCTTTACCAAAGTTTCTCCTCCACATCCAAACAAAGACAGACTGAAATGTGTTATACGAAAGAAAAGACACACTCCATCATATGAACTATGACCTTTCAACATGGGTATTGTAGTTGCCACAATGATCCTGGATCCTGTGCTGTCCAACTGTTTCCTTTACAGTTTTGTGAAGTCTCCTGTATCCTACCAAGTTTAGAGATGCATTCCAACTCTCATACGGGAGTCGTTCTCCTGTTCACAACCTCCTTCAGATCTTTCTGGAAGCAGTTGTGGACCTGCAGGAAGCTTGTGTCACGCTCTGGACTACAGTACCCAGCTATCCCACTTTTCATAGTGTCCCTACTGAGGGCGTACATGGAGATCCCACCCATGGGCATCCCAAAGCTTGCTCCACTTCCTACGCctgctccccctcctcctcccatcttcaCCCCAACGGGTGAGGTCTCTCGGGACGGGTCGGTGGAGCGGGAACTAGAACGGGAGCGTCGCAGCCGGTAACGGTAACTAGGGATACGGGAGTAGGGCGAGCTGGACGAGGTGGTCTTGATGAACTCACGCCTCGCCCGACACCGCGTCTCCTTGTTCTTCTCGATGTAGATGTTGACAGCGAGAACGCCGACGGACTCGGCCACGATGAAGGACAGAGCTCCGAAGTAGAAAGACCAGCCATATCCATAGCTGGCCTTATTGTCCTCGTCCTTCTTGTCGCTGGGGTCACCGGCATTACTGGAGATGTAGACGATGATGCCGATGATGTTGCTAAGACCTGAGGAGATACATAGAGAAAGAGGTAGAACTGAGAGGTGGACTTGTAGGGCTTTGCCCATATAGTAGCTTAGGGTTTTCAAAAATCTATACAGTATATGTAAACATAAATTAGTGGGTAATGTCAACTCAAAGGCAATGCTAAATATGCAGGGAATCGCCATTGCAATATTGTCAATAGCTGTGTGATGCCACCTACCTGCAGCCACAAACAGGATGCCGGCGCTGAGCAGGATGTTGTTCCTATTGCTGTAGATCCTCCCAGCCCCGGCACACAGTCCTCCCAGCAACAACAAGATGTTGCTCAGGATGGGGAAGAGGCTGGAGGCCCGCACTATACCTGTATAGTACACAGCAGTTAGGATGGCTAGCATGTTTACAATGTTAGCATGACTACAACATTAGTATGTTTAGGATGATTAGCATGTTTACAGCATTAGCACGTTTAGCATCATCACTAACTCACTATCTGTGCATTTTCTGGTGTTAATCCAATATGGATGTACAGAGAAGTGTGCTAGTACCTTTAGCATAATTGTTAATGCACCATTTTGGCTGCTATTGCATTACATGCATGTAGCCAACACATGTAAAGGACTAGAACATTTTAGCATCGTCACTAACACAAGCCCTTTTTTCTTAGTTCTATGAAAATGACAGCAtcgttttataaatgtatttttgtaaGGGTGTTGCCAATACACAGCAGGCAGAGTGCGAGCAGCGGTTAGCACACCCTCTATCAGTCATACTGGAGACACCCTCTGTTTACTCACACCACTCTTAAAACACAGctctcagtggtgtaaagtacttaagtaaaaatgctataaagtactacttaagtagtttttgggggtatctgtactttactttactatttatattttggacaacatttacttttactccactacattcctaaataaaataatgtactttttactccattgactttccctgacacccaaaagtactcgttacattttgaatgcttagcaggacagggaactagtccaattcacgcacttatcaagagaaaatccctggtaacccctactgcatctgatctggcggactcccTAACTTATGAAATTATGtcaatgttggagtgtgcccctgtctatctgtaaaaaaaaatagtttgcttaatataaggaattttaaattatttatacatttacttttgatacttaagtatatttaaaaccaaatacttttagacttttactcaagtagtattttactgggtggctTTCACTTtttcttgagtcattttctatttacgtaactttacttttactcaagtatgaaaattgggtaATTTTTTCACCACTGATGGCTCTATATCAACCCAGGACTTATGCCATCACAGTCTGTCTCTACATAGCTCCAATTACTCTCATGACATCATGCTATTATGGGCCAGGGCCAAGGGAGTTATGACAGATAAAGCACTACCATTGAGTATCTATGGGCAACCATTAAGTATCTATGGGCAACCTTTGAGTATCTGTGGGCATTGTGTGCTTTACACACGATGACAAAGGATGAAAAGACATCCGGATGTGATGGCGGGAGACAAGCACTTACGTAAGATGTATTCCGAGCTGTCTGTGTCATAGTTGTTATCTTCTGGGAAGTGATTGATCCTTAGACAGCTTCCTTTGTTGATTCCTGTGGAGTCAAAAGAACCACAGAAAGTCTGTTATAAAACAGTGCACACTTCACAGAGAAGGGTCGAGAAGTGGATTCCAGCTCATGCAGGTTAGTGGACATTTGAAACATGGCTAAtgattttttatatatacactaccagttaaaactttggacacacctactaattcaagggtttttctttatttttacaacaaaatttacattgtagaataatagtgaagacatcaaaactatgaaataacacatatggaatcatgtagtaaacaaaaaagtgttaaacaaatcaaaatatattttatatttgagattcttcaaatagccaccctttgccttgatgacagctttgcacactcttggcattctctcaaccagcttcacctggaatgcttttccaaaagtcttgaaggagttcccacatatgctgagcacttgttggctgcttttccttcactctgcggtccgacttatcccaaaccatctcaattgggttgaggtcaggggagtgtggaggccaggtcatctgatgcagcactccatcactctccgtcttggtaaaatagcccttacacagcctggaggtgtgttgggtcattgtcctgttgaaaaacaaatgatagtcccactaagcccaaaccagatgggatggtgtagcGCTGTAGAATgctctggtagccatgctggttaagtgtgccttgaattctaaataaatcacagacagtgtcaccagcaaagcacccccacaccataacacctcctcctccatgctttacggtgggaaatacacatgcggagatcatccgttcacccacaccccatctcacaaagacacggcggtcggaaccaaaaatctccaatttagactccagaccaatggagacatttccaccggtctaatgtccattgctcgtgtttcttggcccaagcaggtctcttcttattattggtgtcatttagtagtggtttctttgcagcaattcgaccatgaaggcctgattcacacagtcccctctgaacagttgatgttgagatgtgtctgttacttgaactctgtgaagcatttatttgggcagcaatttctgaggctggtaactctaatgaacttatcctctgcagcagaggtaactctgggtcttcaattcctgtggtggtcctcatgagagccagtttcatcatagcgcttgatggtttttgcgactgcacttgaagaaactttcaaagttcttgaagttttccgtattgactgaccttcatgtcttaaagtaatgatgttcttgccataatatgaacttgatcttttaccaaatagagctatcttctgtataccaaccctaccttgtcacaacacaactgattggctcaaacgcattaagaaggaaagaaattcaacaaattaacttttaacaaggcacacctgttcattgaaatgcattccaggtgactacctcatgaagctggttgagagaatgccaagagtgtgcaaagctgtcatcaaggcaaagggtgtctatttgaagaatctcaaatataaaatacattttgatttgtttaacaattcatgattccatatgtgttatttcatagatttgatgtcttcactattattctacaatgtagaaaatagtaaaaataaagaaaaaccctggaatgagtaggtgtttccgaacttt
Encoded proteins:
- the LOC121532632 gene encoding voltage-dependent calcium channel gamma-4 subunit-like, whose translation is MAWCDRGCQILLTIVGAFAAFSLMTIAIGTDYWLYSRAYICNATNVTTDDMQPKKTRGDLTHSGLWRICCIEGINKGSCLRINHFPEDNNYDTDSSEYILRIVRASSLFPILSNILLLLGGLCAGAGRIYSNRNNILLSAGILFVAAGLSNIIGIIVYISSNAGDPSDKKDEDNKASYGYGWSFYFGALSFIVAESVGVLAVNIYIEKNKETRCRARREFIKTTSSSSPYSRIPSYRYRLRRSRSSSRSTDPSRETSPVGVKMGGGGGAGVGSGASFGMPMGGISMYALSRDTMKSGIAGYCSPERDTSFLQVHNCFQKDLKEVVNRRTTPV